One window from the genome of Myxococcus virescens encodes:
- a CDS encoding TlpA family protein disulfide reductase — translation MKGWRYTLGFVVLCAGLLFVLFKGFGRNPHEVPFMMKGKPAPDFALRALDSGEKVSLADLKGRPVVINFWASWCGPCRVEHPVLEWGARQYGSQAVFLGVVFQDTDDNARGFLQQYGASFPQLVDPRSRMALDYGVAGVPETYFIDPNGIIRGKHVGPIDPQTLALRIQELSTPSAPTEAARK, via the coding sequence ATGAAGGGCTGGCGCTACACGCTGGGCTTCGTGGTCCTCTGCGCGGGCCTGCTCTTCGTGTTGTTCAAGGGCTTCGGGCGCAATCCGCACGAAGTGCCCTTCATGATGAAGGGCAAGCCGGCCCCCGACTTCGCGCTGCGCGCGCTGGACAGCGGAGAGAAGGTGAGCCTGGCGGACCTGAAGGGCCGGCCGGTGGTCATCAATTTCTGGGCGTCCTGGTGCGGCCCGTGCCGCGTCGAACACCCCGTGCTGGAGTGGGGCGCGCGGCAGTATGGCTCGCAGGCGGTGTTCCTGGGCGTGGTGTTCCAGGACACCGACGACAACGCGCGCGGCTTCCTCCAGCAGTACGGCGCCAGCTTCCCGCAGCTGGTGGATCCACGCTCGCGGATGGCGCTGGACTACGGCGTGGCGGGCGTGCCGGAGACGTACTTCATCGACCCCAACGGCATCATCCGGGGCAAGCATGTGGGCCCTATCGACCCGCAGACGCTGGCCCTGCGCATCCAGGAGCTGTCCACGCCCTCCGCCCCCACCGAGGCGGCGCGGAAGTAG